A segment of the Lolium perenne isolate Kyuss_39 chromosome 3, Kyuss_2.0, whole genome shotgun sequence genome:
TAGGTAAGGGATGTAAGTATGTGTGTACATAGTTTGAAGCTTAAGTATGTAGATTTGTGACCTGTATAAAAAAGACAAAAGATATGTAGATTGCTTGCGCAAgttttaatttttataacttATGGGTAGCTTACTATAACTTACTAGTACGCGAAATTCAAAAACTCGCATTAAATATAGGCGGAGTAGCCTCCACCACACGTTTATTTGGAGCAACCTAGCTCGGGCTGACTTCGGAATTTTAGCTATATATTTTTTTCTTCTTACATTTCTTTTACCAGTTTGTTTTTTGAAAAAGagggtccccccccccccccccccggatttcCTACATTTCGTTTACTGGTTGTTTATGCAATGTACAATTGTATTTTTTTCAATGTGATGCTAGAAAAGCTGAAAAATATAGCTTTCAGTTTTTTGTTGTCTTCAACTACTCTTTCCATTTCTTTCACTCCATGATTTATAACCGAGTATGCTTGATTCAGCTTCTCCGATCTACCTTTTCTAATGAGCCAATAGAAGAACTGGGTCATTTATTACCAAGAAAAAAACGTCGTAACTTAGAAAGCTACTGGAACAAATTCCTTAAAACGTTCGTCTATAAAAGAGAATCGACTGCAACATATTCTCACTCTCACGTGGGAGGGTTTGAGATTCTAGCGCAGGAACTAATTAATGGACAGGAACGCGTCCACGCTGGCACGCTAGTGACCGTCTCACCACACAAATCTGGGCGTACCCGGTGCCACCTAGGCGCGTCAGGACACAAACTGCAGCGGCGTCTTATCCCGCAATCTATCCACCCATCCTTGCGTTATACTACTACTGTGTGTAGTGTAGGTAGATGAGCCTGTTCTTTTCGGATGCCCCCCTGCCGTCCTGTGAAATCGCAACACTCTGCCGTCCCCCCATTGACACAAAGCTCTCCAAAAGCTAATTAAACAACTCGCATTGTTCCCAACATGTGATCTAGTTCAGTTTCACGCGGAGATGCTAGTGGTTTTAATCAAAGTGTGTTGGCTACCTAAATTTATGAAGTGCAACTAAATCCGATCTGTGAAATAATTTGATAGTGTTGCATTGGAATTACGCTTCAATTTTACCTTCTCAAAGCAATGGacatctatttttttttttggtatAGCAGCAAGGATGAGGCCCTGAGCCGCGCAAGTGTAAACCTAGAGTTAAAGGTGCCACCCAAGATTAATAGTTTACGAACCGCCCGGTAGCAAAGAAGTGGAGATTAAAGGGACAACAGACAATATAAAGATTGTTCCATTAAGATTTGGCCAACAGAATCAACTGAAGCTTCCACGTAGCAAAACACCTTGCAAGTACAAAGGAGAGCCATTGGCGTagtgaaaagaaaaaaaacggGAGGAAGCtatgccgagggcagccctcggcgtagctcTAACGTTGCGATATTGAtatgtccaatttgcatcactattttatatcataatttactgtttgttcattgatatatttcatatttagaggtgatacttatgtcatTCCATCAATTTTTGCATGATTGATGATTATTGAAGAATTAACtgccggagtcagaattctgttGGAAAAGGAGAGTCAAGATACCATATTTCTGAAGAGCAACAATTCCCATAAATATACAGAAACTCCTATTTTACCAGATGATGTAGGATGCCAGAAGGGGAGGCTGAGATGGGCcaagaggggcccacaccacccctaggcgcgggccacccctagccgCGCCTAGGCCTGGTATGGTGGCCCTGGCCCACCGGTGACGTCGCCCCCTCACGTATTTCATCCCCCGAGAACCCTAACACTGGGGGAGCGAACAGAAAAATATTCCGCCACCGCTACAGGGCGGAGAACCAGACAGAGAGAAAAGCTCTCGGGGTGacagaaatctgccggggaaattccttccCGAAGGGGGAaaccgtcgccatcgtcaccgccatcgagctggaattcatcgggatcatcatcaccatcatctccacaccagtaccatcatcaccgccgtctccacgccGTCCCGCTGTAACTTTCTGGGTTTGATACTTCTCTAGTTCTGTCTAGTTCATAGGGCAAACTTtctcggtattgattactccttgtagttgatactattgagtgaaaccattgaattaaggtttatgtccagattgttattcatcactatatcacctctgattatgatccatatgatgtctcgtgagtagttcgtttagttcttgaggacatgagagaagtcatgatgttagtagtggaactatgttgagtaatatttaatggtttgatatttaagttgtggtgctattcttctagtggtatcatatgaacgtcgactacatgatacttcatctTTATGGGCCTAGaggaatgcatcgtgtatttgactactaattgtggggttgcgggagcgacaaaaacccaaacccccgttaggaaaccggtgcacgagggagtgtatgatctcaaagtttaaggctgtggttagatttatcttaattactttcttgtagttgcagatgcttgcaaggggtataatcacaagtatgcattagtccaagtttggggtagtgcattagcataggttcacccacacgacACTTACCAAACCAATGAAATTTATTTAGCTATGTGAAACGAAAGCACTTGATGAAATTCCCGTGTGTTCTcatgaacgtttggtcatcataagtaaaacacCCGGCTTGTCCGCTCTATAAAGGATTgggcactcgctgcaattattattactgtattttatttactcgtactttatttatctgcaatgcTAAATACCCCTGAAGACCTGTTTGCTAGTGTTTATAGTGAATCCTTGATCGAAACTGCTCATCAACACCTTTTGCTCCTCGTTGGATTCGATActtttatttatcgaaagtactacgatacaccccctatacttgtgagtCATCAGATATCGCCGACACGGTCTGGCCTTGGTGGGACGCATGtccagagctacgccgacaacccGAGATGCACCGAGGGCATCGCTACGCCGACAGCTCTCTTGGCGAGCTAGCTTGGCCGGCACATACATCAACAACCTTGACTTTTGTTCGTCAGCGTATGAATAGGCCGTCGACGCCTTGCGCCATTCATCTAGTGACTTTTTCATGCCATGCTTGATGTGTATGGAATGGAGCAACCAAACTAGTGTCATGTAAATCGACACTCTACCTCGCCACCGGACCACAACCATGTCCTTGAAACACATGAGAAATACTAAGTACTACCTCCATTCCAAGGCTTAAGGCCTgttttttcagaaagtcaaactatgttaagtttgactaagctttttatcaaaaatcattaacatgaaaagtacaaaatcaatagcattagattgataatgaaatatattttcatatgatatctataaaatatcatatttattcgTAAATTTTCtaaaaatttagtcaaattttacTTCGTTCGACTTTCTGAGAAAAATATAAGTCTTAATCCTTGGGGATGAAGGTAGTAATGAGCTCACTTGCACGAGTTTAGAAAGTTGAAGGACTCTGGTGATAAATTTCCAGCACCGGGCTAGTGCACCATTGAGTGCAAAAAGTCTCGCACCACAAACCCCTGGTGCTCGAGGCCTCCATGTCACGGCTGGAACTTGACGACGGATCCCACGTGGCCACACGCGGGAGGCTCGTGGAGATCGCGCCTCTTATCGTCGAAAGGCGTCAAGCTCACTTCAGCCGCGAAAAATAATTTCCAGCAAAAACATTCCGACCACCGTAGCATTCTGTTCATCCCGCGAGAAAGAAATACAGGAATTTCTCTCGACCCGAAAAATCCTCTTTTCTCGCTGCTCGATtccggcagcggcggcgacgacggcggccggcggcgtcCCTCCATGACCACAGTGGCTTCGCTGTCCCTGGTGCCGCACCTGCTCATCAAGCCATCCTTCCGGTGCCTCTCCAGAAAGGTGAGCACGGGCTTCTCTGTTCTTGTGTTTTCCGGCGATGGACGAACCGTGTTGTTTTGGTAGGGATTTTAGTCAGTGCTCAGTTCTTTGATGAACAATGTAATTGCAAATGCTCTAATTTCAACCCCGGGCACGATTAACTTGGTAGTATAAGATTCTGAATTTCTACTGAAGATCGCTCCCCCAAAATTATCCATTTCTCTGAACAACTGACGACGATGTTCTGGGGGGAAACCGTGGTGCAGGGCGTCGGCAGGTATGGCGGAATCAAGGTGTACGCGGTGCTCAGGGACGACAGCGCCGACTATCTGAAGGACAACGGGCCCTGGGAGGCCCTGTTCCATGTGGACGACCCTGGGCCGAGGGTTCCGATCGAGAAGGGCAAGTTCCTGGACGCCAAGCAGGCGCTCGACGTCGTCCGCTTCGACATCCAGTACTGCGACTGGAGGGCCCGGCAGGACCTGCTCACCATCATGGTGCTCCACAACAAGGTATGGAGGATATGATCTGAATAATCGTAGCTAGGTATGTAGGATTATTGTAGGAGAAATGTTTCTCTCTGCACTAGTAGTCGAATTTTACTATAATTGTTACTCAGACTTAGGCATAGTGGATCCAATAGATGTCAGAATTCAGATAGATGTTTGAGGTTGAAAATTGCGGATAGAATTTGATGGCGTGGACTATAACATGGGCTGTGAAAAATGAAATGCAGGTGGTGGAGGTTCTGAATCCTTTAGCGAGAGACTTCAAGTCGGTCGGAAACTTGAGGAAAGATCTTGCCGGGTTACAGGAGGACCTGGCAAAAGCTCACAACCAGGTATGTTGATTTCACTGGAAAAAATCCAATGAAAAACTTTGCACTGTCATCTGCAACCTGACGCTTAGCGTGTCTCGTGCAGCTTTATTTATCGGAATCTAGAGTGTCGTCGGCGCTCGATAAGCTAGCGCAAATGGAGACAGTAGTCAACGAAAGGTTGTTGTCCGATGGGAGTGCTTTTGCAGCCACAGCCGATTGCGCTTCTCTTGATCCAAGCACTTCCTTCACACCTCGTGTTGGACCCAAGAAAACTAAGCGTCGGAGCCTCAACATCTCTGGCCCGGTGAAGCCTTACCATTCTAACCTGAAAAACTTCTGGTACCCGGTTGCTTTCTCCAGTGACTTGAAAGATGACACTATGGTAAACAAAATGTTTGCTTCGAAGCTAATCATTTAGCAGTCACAGGCGCATGTGTTTATTTGACAAAGTCATATGTGTGCACTCAGGTACCGATAGATTGTTTCGAGGAGCAGTGGGTAATATTCCGAGGCAAGGATAAAAGGCCTGGATGTGTTCAGAATACATGTGCTCACAGAGCTTGCCCTCTTGATCTTGGTTCAGTGAATGAGGGCAGAATCACATGCCCTTACCATGGTAAGAACTCAGAGAATTATTTTATTCAGTCAGGTTTCTTATACTCATTATTAGTAGTAGTACGACAAGTAAAGGATGATGTCCAAGTAATTTTGCATTTTCTATGGACAAACCTCAGGTTGGGAGTATTCGACTGACGGAAAATGTGAGAAAATGCCATCAACAAAGATGCTCAACGTGCGCATCCGGGCACTGCCATGTTTCGAGCAAGAAGGAATGGTCTGGATCTGGCCCGGCGATGACACGCCCACTCCCACCATCCCTTCCCTGCTGCCTCCCTCGGGGTTTACAATCCATGCAGAGGTAAAAAAAATCATGTGATGCTGCAGTAGTCAAGCTATTGGTGGGTGTCCTGTATATATCAGTATTCGACTGGACTGAATATCCTTCTTGGTCATTCAACAGATTGTGATGGAGCTACCAGTGGAACATGGACTTCTTTTGGACAATCTACTAGACCTTGCTCATGCCCCTTTTACTCATACATCCACCTTTGCCAAGGGTTGGAAAGTTCCAAGGTACTTTTGTTCATTTCAAGGGACAAAGTAGAACTGGCAGATGAAAAAAAGAGTTTTCATAATAGTGGTGATATTACGCCTGTGTGGAACAACATGTTGATCTCGTGTTATTATTGCCAGTTTTGTGAAGTTCTTGACACCTACATCTGGGCTCCAAGGGTACTGGGATCCTTATCCCATCGATATGGAGTTCCGACCACCCTGCATGGTCTTGTCAACCATTGGCATCTCCAAGCCCGGAAAGCTAGAAGGGAAGAGCACCCAACAATGTTCGACCCATCTCCACCAGCTCCATATATGCTTGCCCTCATCTAGGAGTAAAACCAGGTTGCTGTACCGGATGTCCCTCGACTTCGCTCCCTGGATCAAGCACATCCCATTCATGCACCTGTTGTGGTCACATTTCGCTGAGAAGGCAAGTCTCAAATTTTATAGTTACTTCATAACTATAGGTTGTCAGCATGATATTTTTCTGAAAATGGACAAATATGGAAGCTACTAAATTGCTAAGTAATAGCTGTTATTTGCAAGCTAAGTCAGACCATACCTAGATTTTGTTTCAAAAATTGTGTATGACTGTTCTAACCATCGCACTTTTGCATAATCTTTGGCAGGTCTTGAATGAGGATCTTCGGCTTGTGCTCGGCCAACAAGAGCGAATGAACAACGGCGCTAACGTGTGGAACTGGCCAGTGTCATATGACAAGCTCGGCATTCGGTACCGGCTATGGAGGGATGCAGTCGAGAGGGGTGTCGACCGGTTACCGTTCAGTAACCAAATTGAGAGCGGGTCATAGGCAAGCACATGACATCACATGTAGTCTCCGCATTCCTTTGCCTAGCAATGGCAGCAGATGACCCATATGCACAGATTATTCAGGCCTGCGTTGCAGCACGGTTGTCATCTGCCAATGATTGTTACAGATAGAAGGATTCTGGAAAGGAAGCCCTGTGAAGAGGATGAAGGGCGCCACCTTTGCCATTGTGTAATTTTAATTGTACACTAGCGGCCGCATCACCTGATGCAATTGTAATCTGAGGTTGATTTGTTTTTCCTCTTATTTTCTTCCCCTCCCTTTCATGTAAAGTATCTTCAGATGTTAACGTAAAAACGTACATAAATATACTTATGGACCATGAAGGTGAAAGCATGCTCATCTGAGAAATGGTTTTATTATGTGTATTGATAATATAACAACATGACAATTGTCGGATATTAGTGGGATATTAGTGGAACctgttggattattaggcaatttccttgtgagtttaattaccgaaagcaacattacagatgcacaagcatacttaaccatacacatcagactaagcacatgcatcagatctgaacatggaacaagtagcaatgCAAGATAGGAGAGAGaaatcacgtacatcgcgaccgggaaggtcgcaccagcagtagcaccaccaccaccatgggagttgttgatgtcgcccatggtgtagtcgaagTCGTCGATGTAGCAGACGGACCGTCAATGAAGaccacgaacagcagcgagcagtcgcgccgagacgctccccaaaaaccttatcgcccgtctcccggtgcaggatctcaacggacggagtttcggaggcctgctctcccggacggctgtgcacgcagtcgccgggatggggaagactagagagtagcacaacaaaaggaacttcacgagagagatctaagagcactgtttccagatctgatcgtctccttgtatagcctgggaagccgacccgaccgcgttgacacgcgtaggaagccagggacacgctgCGAGCATGAACATGCaggccgacacgtacccaacatagttggtgcaccaagcaaaaatttaggcttccttgagtgtgtctcgaactcgaactcgagtcacgaaacgcgacgtgcgtgcgtgacgtgTCGTGACGTGCCGTGCCGAGCCGAgacgggcgggcggaggaggagcaggagtgcgtgagggctccttctattctcactcacttggaaggagtagaacatcagcccttatataccactccaactcactcccaactagcaatgtgggactaaactttgtccccaaggctgtcccaagctgccaacgtgatgggccttgagatttcaggaattgtagaccacatgggctgccttattgggctgcagcccatctacattcaacaatcccccaccagatctcatatgcacatcagatgacacattagttccattcactgtttaatatacctgcacttcggtggagactgttaagttgaacttccatttaggcaaggtgctacgcttgactacaactgaacaatggactatgccttgaattgtcagtctttgtgtagcaagtttcgctcaatgccggcacggtactaggctaccatagccttcccctcgggtggagcttataagtcatactcctcggcctttcatgagcttactagagattcacccagatctcccacactatgaccagtagtgtcgctcatataggtgtgttcttcaaaagatcgccctgtaggacggcgtcttcgctcattaagagccgctcagaacacattaagacattgtcaacctgccttacagttgctatgagagaattgcatctgcagcgaagtgggagtattaaattttctctcaactcagttgctccggtttgttttcccaggtcctactTCACGGAGTTTCCGAttacataggttgggttaccccctcggcaactcaagtgggtctcaaacccatctccctcgatgcaaggtctatcatgtttcttgatagtccttttgtgaaaggagctgccagatttttagcactttggacataatccaatgctatcactccggagtttttcagttttctgacagacttcagtctcctcttgatatgtttggaacttttcatattatacttagaacttttcactttgacaatcacagtttgattatcacagttcatgaggatggccggtattggtttttcaaccataggcaagtccatcaagagctcacaaagccattccgcttcgacagtagctgtatctaatgctgtaagttctgcttccatagttgacctcgttaagatggtcttcttgcaagacttccagaaaacagcgccaccaccaagagtgaaaacatatccacttgtggccttcattttagcatcagaaatccaattggaatcactatacccttcaagtcctcttggatacccggtataatgaattccataactcatggttccctttagatagcgcattactctctcaagagcatgccaatgatcatctcccgggttggccacaaaccggctaagtttgcacacagcaaacgagatatcaggcctcgtagcgcaagctaaatacatgagtgaaccaatgatttgagagtatctcaattgatctctagttgccttttcattctttcgaagcaagacactaggatcataaggtgtgagagaagatttgcaatcatcatagccaaatctgctcaacaccttctcaacataatgagattgcacaagtgtaatctcattattctcatctctcaatagcttgatgttcaatataacatcagcttctccaagatctttcatctcgaaacactgagaCAAGAAGGTTTTTgcctcctcaatcactttgagacttgtcccaagaattagtatgtcatccacatacaagcataggacaacgccctcacccccaccatgtcggtagtacacacatttgtcagcttcattgacaacaaagcccacagatgtcaaagttctttaaaacttctcatgccattgtttgggtgcttgtttaagaccatacaaagatttctttaacttacacacctttctttcttgaccttctagtacgaaaccatcaggccgttccatataaatttcctcgtccaactctccatttaggaaagctgtcttaacgtccatttgatgaacgagaagaccgtgtgaggcagccaatgatagtagtactcgaatggtggtcaatcttgccacaggtgagtaggtatcgaagaaatcttcgccttccctttgggtatagcctttggctacaagccgagttttgtacttctcaatagtaccatcagctcgaagcttcttcttaaatacccatttacatcctacaggtttgcacccataaggacgctcagatagctcccacgttccattagccaagatggaatccatctcgctttgaaccgcttccttccagtagtctgcatcaggagatgcgagagcttctgaaatggtagtgggagtatcatccacaagatacacaatgaaatcattaccaaaagactttgcagtcttttgtctcttactccttgtgggagcttcattgtcatcttcatcagaatctgaactctcatcatcagattcctcatcagactccataggagtttcatgtattggatcagattcccaactagacatgccatgcatatctctcataggaaatatatcctcaaagaatgtagcatctcttgattcaaagatggtgccaacattcatgtcgtccactccagatttcaccacaagaaatctataagcaatgctatgggcagcatagccaagaaagacacaatccacggtttttggtccaagctttcgctttttggtgattggcaaatccactttagccaaacaaccccaagttcgtaggtaggagagcGTTGGTCTTTTATTTTCCCACtcctcataaggggtaatctctttattcttggttggaacacggtttaggacatgacacaaagtcaatatagcctcccaccaccattccttggataaacccgaaacatctaacatggcgttaaccaaatctgttagagtacggtttttcctttccgcaatcccattggattgtggggaattgggaggcgtcctctcatggattataccatgttccgcacagaataaattgaactcattagaaaagtactctccaccacgatcggaccgaaccctttttatctttctttcaagttgattctcaacttcagccttatagattttaaagaaatcaagagcctcatctttagttttcagtaggtacacataacagtacctagtggaatcatcaatcaaagtcatgaaatatttctttccacctattgtcaactcaccattcatctcacatagatctgaatgtatgagctctagtggtgccaagtttctttccttcgcaggcttgtgaggcttgcgaggctgctttgcttgtacacaagcatggcacttagagcctttgacaaaggtgaatttcggaattaaactcatatcagcaagccgcgtcatacaactgaaattaacatgacaaagtcgtgaatgccaaacattagtttcattaacactagttcttacatggttcacaacattatcatagaagtcttctagagagaagcgaaacattccctcacattcatatccctttccaacaaaagttccatacttagacagt
Coding sequences within it:
- the LOC127345967 gene encoding chlorophyllide a oxygenase, chloroplastic; this encodes MTTVASLSLVPHLLIKPSFRCLSRKGVGRYGGIKVYAVLRDDSADYLKDNGPWEALFHVDDPGPRVPIEKGKFLDAKQALDVVRFDIQYCDWRARQDLLTIMVLHNKVVEVLNPLARDFKSVGNLRKDLAGLQEDLAKAHNQLYLSESRVSSALDKLAQMETVVNERLLSDGSAFAATADCASLDPSTSFTPRVGPKKTKRRSLNISGPVKPYHSNLKNFWYPVAFSSDLKDDTMVPIDCFEEQWVIFRGKDKRPGCVQNTCAHRACPLDLGSVNEGRITCPYHGWEYSTDGKCEKMPSTKMLNVRIRALPCFEQEGMVWIWPGDDTPTPTIPSLLPPSGFTIHAEIVMELPVEHGLLLDNLLDLAHAPFTHTSTFAKGWKVPSFVKFLTPTSGLQGYWDPYPIDMEFRPPCMVLSTIGISKPGKLEGKSTQQCSTHLHQLHICLPSSRSKTRLLYRMSLDFAPWIKHIPFMHLLWSHFAEKVLNEDLRLVLGQQERMNNGANVWNWPVSYDKLGIRYRLWRDAVERGVDRLPFSNQIESGS